One genomic region from Conexibacter woesei Iso977N encodes:
- a CDS encoding amidohydrolase, producing the protein MSDLLVRGGTVVTVDPGFRVVADGAVAVRDGLVVWVGPAAESGAWVGPGTEVLDVRGGAILPGINDSHVHAAMLGAYWPQLWMDSMAAGGGLPTPRELETEAERRGAIERAQDVLLSYGITSCTEPGLGPGADGQHGGACGAAVLDTYVSLAREGALRVRVSALRLFGELDGPSTLEAVAAGLSSEDPAAGCDPRWFNILGLKIFADGIPPMRNAYMSEPYPGDGGGRGELLTEGGEAGLRAMILAGHRAGGQVAVHATGDRAIDIVVDAFAEAMAADGRDDAGHYVIHGDCASPCTLERMAQHGIGLNAQPVIQQATAGMLAAALGDERAAQAFAFGTARAAGVPLRLSSDAPVVAPDWRASIAAAATRADPAQRLTVAEGIKAYTIDAAHQDGAADWKGSIEPGKVADLCILSTDPFAIPPTDLPAADITYTLVDGTVAFKAV; encoded by the coding sequence GTGAGCGACCTGCTGGTGCGCGGCGGCACGGTCGTCACGGTCGATCCGGGGTTCCGGGTGGTTGCGGACGGGGCGGTCGCGGTGCGGGATGGGCTTGTCGTCTGGGTCGGTCCGGCGGCGGAGAGCGGCGCGTGGGTGGGTCCCGGCACGGAGGTCCTCGACGTGCGCGGTGGGGCGATCCTGCCGGGGATCAACGACTCGCACGTCCACGCCGCGATGCTCGGTGCGTACTGGCCGCAGCTGTGGATGGACTCCATGGCCGCCGGCGGCGGCCTGCCGACCCCGCGCGAGCTGGAGACCGAGGCCGAGCGGCGCGGCGCGATCGAGCGCGCGCAGGACGTGTTGTTGTCCTACGGCATCACGAGCTGCACGGAGCCGGGCCTCGGCCCGGGCGCCGACGGTCAGCACGGCGGGGCGTGCGGCGCGGCGGTGCTCGACACGTACGTGTCGCTCGCGCGCGAGGGCGCGCTACGGGTGCGCGTCAGCGCGCTGCGCCTGTTCGGGGAGCTCGACGGGCCGTCGACGCTCGAGGCGGTCGCGGCCGGGCTGTCTTCGGAGGACCCCGCGGCGGGCTGCGACCCGCGCTGGTTCAACATCCTGGGGTTGAAGATCTTCGCCGACGGCATCCCGCCGATGCGCAACGCCTACATGTCGGAGCCGTACCCGGGCGACGGCGGCGGGCGCGGCGAGCTGCTGACCGAGGGCGGCGAGGCGGGACTGCGCGCGATGATCCTCGCGGGCCACCGTGCGGGCGGGCAGGTCGCGGTGCACGCGACCGGCGACCGCGCGATCGACATCGTGGTCGACGCGTTCGCCGAGGCGATGGCGGCCGACGGCCGCGACGACGCGGGCCACTACGTCATCCACGGCGACTGCGCGTCGCCGTGCACGCTCGAGCGGATGGCACAGCACGGCATCGGCCTCAACGCCCAGCCGGTGATCCAGCAGGCCACCGCCGGGATGCTCGCCGCCGCACTCGGCGACGAGCGCGCCGCGCAGGCCTTCGCGTTCGGCACCGCGCGCGCGGCGGGCGTACCGCTACGCCTGTCCTCCGACGCACCGGTCGTCGCACCCGACTGGCGCGCCTCGATCGCAGCCGCCGCCACCCGCGCCGACCCCGCCCAGCGCCTGACGGTCGCCGAAGGCATCAAGGCCTACACCATCGACGCCGCCCACCAAGACGGCGCCGCCGACTGGAAGGGCTCGATCGAGCCCGGCAAGGTCGCGGACCTCTGCATCCTGTCCACCGACCCCTTCGCCATCCCACCCACCGACCTACCGGCCGCCGACATCACCTACACCTTGGTCGACGGCACCGTTGCGTTCAAAGCTGTCTGA
- a CDS encoding CocE/NonD family hydrolase → MLPPIQTASDIGLPARWAERLHGPAAPLAGAQEHRVRMRDGVRLATDVHLPAPLRGRIPAVLVRLSYDKSGAGPAMAAVAAQLADRGYALVVQDVRGTFRSGGERAPWLHEADDGFDTIDWIVRQPWCDERVAMLGDSYLGFTQWAAAAAAHPGLKAIAPRVASEQVPDAWFAADVASLAGVDWLARWWSGPGMVAGDILDLTARPLIDAIPADLRDARTLHREFLSLERDELHAAIYPGALPARGLRIPALHTGAWFDVMTPYQLRDWATVTAHAPAAAHQHLVMGAADHDGNPYNIAAADRHLDRACDFFDIHVRGTESGALPRVRYELAGGGWHTAPSWPPPEARALSLALTASGALTPRADSAAGTLTWTHDPLAPVPSLHADDNTMLIEALPDEAAVHAREDVLTFDAEPAATALTLAGPATLAARATSTAPSAHLVATLCDVAPDGRATQITEGIAWLDARAEDATVRLADIAYILPAGHRLRLALSGSRFPRWVAHPGVGGNLWTATERRAAHQTVAVGGARSATLTLSVLPGGDA, encoded by the coding sequence ATGCTGCCGCCGATTCAGACGGCAAGCGACATCGGACTTCCGGCCCGCTGGGCCGAGCGGCTCCACGGCCCGGCGGCCCCGCTGGCCGGCGCGCAGGAGCACCGCGTGCGGATGCGCGACGGCGTCCGCCTGGCCACCGACGTCCACCTGCCGGCGCCGCTGCGCGGCCGGATCCCGGCCGTGCTCGTGCGGTTGTCCTATGACAAGTCCGGCGCGGGGCCCGCGATGGCGGCGGTGGCGGCGCAGCTGGCCGACCGCGGCTACGCGCTCGTCGTCCAGGACGTGCGGGGGACGTTCCGCTCCGGCGGCGAGCGCGCGCCGTGGCTGCACGAGGCCGACGACGGCTTCGACACGATCGACTGGATCGTGCGCCAGCCGTGGTGCGACGAGCGCGTCGCGATGCTCGGCGACTCCTACCTCGGCTTCACGCAGTGGGCGGCGGCGGCCGCGGCGCACCCGGGGCTGAAGGCGATCGCGCCGCGGGTCGCCTCCGAGCAGGTGCCGGACGCGTGGTTCGCCGCCGACGTCGCATCGCTCGCGGGCGTCGACTGGCTCGCGCGCTGGTGGTCGGGGCCGGGCATGGTCGCGGGCGACATCCTGGACCTGACCGCGCGGCCGCTGATCGACGCGATCCCGGCCGACCTGCGCGACGCGCGCACGCTGCACCGCGAGTTCCTGAGCCTCGAGCGCGACGAGCTGCACGCCGCGATCTACCCCGGCGCGCTCCCGGCCCGCGGCCTGCGCATCCCCGCGCTGCACACCGGCGCGTGGTTCGACGTCATGACGCCCTACCAGCTGCGCGACTGGGCGACGGTGACCGCGCACGCGCCGGCCGCCGCGCACCAGCACCTCGTGATGGGCGCGGCCGACCACGACGGCAACCCCTACAACATCGCTGCCGCCGACCGGCACCTCGACCGCGCCTGCGACTTCTTCGACATCCACGTCCGCGGCACGGAGAGCGGAGCGCTCCCCCGTGTGCGCTACGAGCTGGCCGGCGGCGGCTGGCACACCGCGCCCTCCTGGCCGCCGCCGGAGGCGCGGGCGCTGTCGCTCGCGCTGACCGCCTCCGGCGCGCTCACGCCGCGCGCCGACTCCGCCGCCGGGACGCTCACCTGGACCCACGACCCCCTCGCCCCCGTCCCCTCGCTGCACGCCGACGACAACACCATGTTGATCGAGGCACTCCCCGACGAGGCCGCCGTCCACGCCCGCGAGGACGTCCTCACGTTCGACGCCGAGCCCGCCGCGACGGCGCTGACGTTGGCCGGGCCGGCGACGCTCGCGGCGCGGGCGACGTCGACCGCTCCCTCCGCTCACCTCGTCGCGACGCTCTGCGACGTCGCTCCGGACGGCCGCGCCACGCAGATCACCGAGGGCATCGCGTGGCTCGACGCGCGCGCCGAGGACGCCACCGTGCGTCTCGCCGACATCGCCTACATCCTGCCCGCGGGCCATCGCCTGCGCCTCGCGCTCTCCGGCTCGCGCTTCCCGCGCTGGGTCGCGCATCCGGGCGTCGGCGGCAACCTCTGGACCGCGACCGAGCGCCGCGCCGCGCACCAGACGGTCGCGGTCGGCGGCGCGCGCTCCGCGACGCTCACGCTCTCCGTGCTGCCGGGCGGCGACGCGTAG
- a CDS encoding aldo/keto reductase produces the protein MTHTSWSRLALGSWHTWDRMPHDEGVDLFRAAVTGGARLFDVGSYNMGPHEEGSETDVLFGAIARDSGLDRDAWQLCWKLWLWTWPAEPLAVQLDRLEQRAGYDRAELAILGDFVGELDVERVVGEVGELLRDGRIGAWGVNNWSAQDIGRADDAARAAGLPGPALAQLKYSVCRRSVAEGAPWRALLDERGIAIQASDVFEGGILAGGAAATRRIGMDTGAIREQIRAGAPALAQIARDEFGATPGQLALAFCLANPDVASVLFGVSRRAQLDDNLGALALAAEHGPALRARVEDHWLDRGVVDPGASWGTTREEAVAATPPR, from the coding sequence ATGACTCATACATCTTGGTCGCGCCTGGCGCTCGGCTCGTGGCACACCTGGGACCGCATGCCCCACGACGAGGGCGTCGACCTGTTCCGCGCCGCGGTCACGGGCGGCGCGCGGCTGTTCGACGTCGGGTCCTACAACATGGGCCCGCACGAGGAGGGGTCGGAGACCGACGTGCTCTTCGGCGCGATCGCGCGCGACTCCGGCCTGGACCGCGACGCCTGGCAGCTGTGCTGGAAGCTGTGGCTGTGGACGTGGCCGGCCGAGCCGCTGGCGGTCCAGCTCGACCGGCTGGAGCAGCGCGCCGGCTACGACCGCGCCGAGCTGGCGATCCTCGGCGACTTCGTCGGCGAGCTCGACGTGGAGCGCGTGGTCGGTGAGGTCGGCGAGCTGCTGCGCGACGGCCGGATCGGCGCGTGGGGCGTCAACAACTGGAGCGCGCAGGACATCGGCCGCGCCGACGACGCCGCGCGCGCCGCCGGGCTCCCCGGCCCGGCGCTGGCGCAGCTGAAGTACTCGGTCTGCCGCCGGTCGGTCGCCGAGGGCGCGCCGTGGCGCGCGCTGCTCGACGAACGCGGCATCGCGATCCAGGCGTCCGACGTCTTCGAGGGCGGGATCCTCGCGGGCGGCGCCGCCGCCACGCGCCGGATCGGCATGGACACCGGCGCGATCCGCGAGCAGATCCGGGCCGGCGCGCCCGCGCTGGCGCAGATCGCGCGCGACGAGTTCGGCGCGACGCCCGGGCAGCTCGCGCTCGCGTTCTGCCTCGCCAACCCGGACGTCGCCTCCGTGCTCTTCGGCGTCAGCCGCCGCGCGCAGTTGGACGACAACTTGGGCGCGCTCGCGCTCGCCGCCGAGCATGGACCCGCACTACGCGCACGCGTGGAAGACCACTGGCTCGACCGCGGCGTCGTCGACCCCGGCGCCTCGTGGGGCACGACGCGCGAGGAGGCCGTGGCGGCGACGCCGCCCCGGTGA
- a CDS encoding GntR family transcriptional regulator: protein MAGVKGTGLTKQERVYRHVRERILSGTYGPGYRVVITHIARELDVSALPVREAIRRLEAEGLIVFRPNEGAQVAASEPGFFEHELRVLAVLEGHATVMAAPHLSPARLDHLAELNEQMVEAMGRWDSLTFGRLNQDFHAAVYDACPNPPLVDLLRELARKLDAIRRTTFVHIPYRGDAAVQEHHALIALIRDGAPDEQVEAAARQHKLNTLETFRRAREEEQR, encoded by the coding sequence GTGGCCGGCGTCAAGGGCACCGGACTGACGAAGCAGGAGCGCGTCTACCGCCACGTGCGCGAGCGGATCCTGTCGGGCACCTACGGCCCCGGCTACCGCGTCGTCATCACGCACATCGCGCGCGAGCTCGACGTCTCCGCGCTGCCGGTGCGCGAGGCGATCCGGCGGCTGGAGGCCGAGGGGCTGATCGTCTTCCGCCCCAACGAGGGCGCGCAGGTCGCGGCCTCCGAGCCCGGCTTCTTCGAGCACGAGCTGCGCGTGCTGGCGGTGCTCGAAGGCCACGCGACCGTGATGGCCGCGCCGCACCTCAGCCCCGCGCGCCTGGACCACCTCGCCGAGCTGAACGAGCAGATGGTCGAGGCGATGGGCCGTTGGGACTCGCTGACGTTCGGCCGGCTCAACCAGGACTTCCACGCCGCGGTCTACGACGCCTGCCCGAACCCGCCGCTCGTCGACCTGCTGCGCGAGCTGGCGCGCAAGCTCGACGCGATCCGGCGCACGACCTTCGTCCACATCCCCTACCGCGGCGACGCGGCGGTGCAGGAGCACCACGCGCTGATCGCGCTGATCCGCGACGGCGCGCCCGACGAGCAGGTCGAGGCCGCCGCGCGCCAGCACAAGTTGAACACCTTGGAGACGTTCCGCCGCGCGCGGGAGGAGGAGCAGCGATGA
- a CDS encoding CocE/NonD family hydrolase produces the protein MEAASTMSDWRREVPPRWAPLVYDAAPMHPAAEPHLVPMRDGTRLATDVYRPERLRGRAPAVLIRTCYDKCGLLMDLPGVALALAAEGYVAVVQDVRGRFRSEGERRPFFHEVDDGYDTLEWITQQAWSDGAVGMHGSSYLGFCQWAAAASGHPALRAMSLAMTSQLVPPTWWGPALAAPDGTEWLVSEWASSARIEGASLDWTRRPYAEVIPEDLTAVRGLLGELRALSADPAALQAHAYPRGLPASALRIPALHVGGWFDLLKSWSLQDWATVTGGGAPAAGDQQLVIGAVDHIGRPFGIEDDEGAPPRGGGLEPTLSFFAQHLQQRRPRRRPPRVRYEIAGAGWRQADRWPPAPLRPWILHLADAERATTTLLGGALSARADRRRSCARWVHDPEAPVPSLGTEIVLPIPHEAATHMRPDVATFTSEAPDAPLDLVGPAAAQLEIASTAPAMHVLATLLHLAPDGTVHQLAEGIATVDTLHGPARVTVELGAIAFRLAAGHRLRLAISCSRFPTYLPHPGTTESVWTAIRTQAAEQTLWAGGSLGSMLLLSVLSPPR, from the coding sequence ATGGAGGCCGCGTCCACGATGAGCGACTGGCGCCGCGAGGTCCCGCCCCGCTGGGCGCCGCTGGTGTACGACGCCGCGCCGATGCACCCGGCGGCCGAGCCGCACCTCGTGCCGATGCGCGACGGCACGCGCCTGGCGACCGACGTCTACCGGCCGGAGCGCCTGCGCGGCCGCGCGCCCGCCGTCCTGATCCGCACGTGCTACGACAAGTGCGGGTTGTTGATGGACCTGCCCGGCGTCGCGCTGGCGCTGGCCGCCGAGGGCTACGTCGCGGTCGTCCAGGACGTCCGCGGCCGCTTCCGCTCCGAGGGCGAGCGGCGCCCGTTCTTCCACGAGGTCGACGACGGCTACGACACGCTGGAGTGGATCACGCAGCAGGCGTGGTCCGACGGCGCGGTCGGCATGCACGGCTCGTCCTACCTCGGCTTCTGCCAGTGGGCGGCGGCCGCCTCCGGCCACCCGGCGCTGCGCGCGATGTCGCTGGCGATGACCTCGCAGCTCGTCCCGCCGACGTGGTGGGGCCCGGCGCTCGCCGCGCCCGACGGGACCGAGTGGCTGGTCTCCGAGTGGGCGTCTTCGGCGCGGATCGAGGGCGCGTCGCTGGACTGGACGCGCCGTCCGTACGCCGAGGTGATCCCCGAGGACCTGACCGCCGTGCGCGGGCTGCTCGGCGAGCTGCGCGCGCTGTCGGCCGACCCGGCCGCGCTGCAGGCGCACGCCTACCCGCGCGGGCTGCCCGCGAGCGCGCTGCGGATCCCGGCGCTGCACGTCGGCGGCTGGTTCGACCTGCTCAAGTCCTGGTCCCTGCAGGACTGGGCGACGGTGACCGGCGGCGGCGCGCCCGCGGCCGGCGACCAGCAGCTCGTGATCGGGGCGGTCGACCACATCGGCCGGCCGTTCGGGATCGAGGACGACGAGGGCGCGCCGCCGCGCGGCGGCGGGCTGGAGCCCACGTTGTCGTTCTTCGCTCAACACCTCCAACAACGCCGTCCGCGCCGGCGCCCGCCGCGCGTGCGCTACGAGATCGCCGGCGCCGGCTGGCGCCAGGCCGACCGCTGGCCGCCCGCGCCGCTGCGCCCGTGGATCCTGCACCTCGCCGACGCCGAGCGCGCGACGACGACGCTGCTCGGCGGCGCGCTGTCCGCCCGCGCCGACCGCCGGCGCTCGTGCGCGCGCTGGGTCCACGACCCCGAGGCGCCGGTGCCGTCGCTCGGCACCGAGATCGTCCTGCCGATCCCGCACGAGGCCGCGACGCACATGCGCCCCGACGTCGCGACGTTCACCTCCGAGGCCCCCGACGCGCCCCTCGACCTCGTCGGCCCGGCCGCCGCACAGCTGGAGATCGCCTCGACCGCACCCGCGATGCACGTGCTCGCGACCCTGCTGCACCTCGCACCCGACGGGACCGTCCACCAGCTCGCCGAAGGCATCGCGACCGTCGACACGCTCCACGGCCCGGCACGCGTGACCGTCGAGCTCGGGGCCATCGCGTTCCGGCTCGCAGCCGGCCACCGCCTCCGCCTGGCGATCTCCTGCTCACGCTTCCCGACCTACCTGCCACATCCCGGCACCACCGAATCCGTCTGGACCGCCATCCGCACCCAAGCCGCCGAGCAGACCCTCTGGGCCGGCGGCTCCCTGGGCTCGATGCTGCTCCTCAGCGTCCTCAGCCCACCACGCTGA